The following proteins are encoded in a genomic region of Alphaproteobacteria bacterium:
- a CDS encoding relaxase/mobilization nuclease domain-containing protein, producing MIIKSHIRGGYRAAADYMKEQGQNEKTRLIEISDPSAKNLDQAFQKMWEVASATKCKKPLHHISINPMKDERLTDAQVLAIVSRCEEKYGYQMFHHQRVIVEHVKDGRQHFHVIWNRVSLVTGRTVWPGHHWLKSKEVCREMEKELELKSPTPRQSKHGRALAGNGKARRHTPGSKANGVRQSGRSRMTSAHLPAMPKLHIPRFKTPREERPNPPPMPMRPMPQPTGWPLAAIFDWKNWGRRDPRAFFRKWPELAS from the coding sequence TTGATTATCAAAAGCCACATCCGGGGCGGCTATCGCGCCGCCGCCGACTATATGAAGGAGCAAGGCCAGAACGAGAAAACGCGCCTTATAGAAATCAGCGATCCTTCGGCCAAGAACCTTGACCAAGCGTTTCAGAAAATGTGGGAGGTCGCCAGCGCTACAAAATGCAAAAAGCCGCTGCACCATATCAGCATCAATCCAATGAAGGATGAACGCCTGACCGACGCGCAGGTTTTGGCGATTGTTTCCCGCTGCGAAGAAAAATACGGCTACCAGATGTTCCATCACCAGCGCGTGATTGTCGAACACGTCAAGGACGGGCGGCAACATTTTCACGTTATCTGGAACCGGGTAAGCCTTGTCACTGGCCGCACAGTCTGGCCGGGCCATCATTGGCTGAAATCCAAAGAAGTGTGCCGGGAGATGGAAAAGGAGCTTGAGCTGAAAAGCCCTACGCCCCGACAGTCAAAACATGGCCGCGCTCTGGCCGGTAACGGCAAAGCGCGGCGGCATACACCAGGAAGCAAGGCAAACGGCGTCCGCCAATCGGGCAGAAGCCGCATGACCAGCGCTCATCTTCCGGCAATGCCGAAGTTGCACATACCGCGCTTCAAAACACCGAGAGAAGAACGCCCCAATCCGCCACCGATGCCGATGCGGCCCATGCCGCAGCCTACGGGCTGGCCGCTGGCGGCGATTTTCGATTGGAAGAATTGGGGCCGCCGCGACCCGCGCGCATTTTTCAGAAAGTGGCCGGAATTGGCCTCTTGA
- a CDS encoding DUF736 domain-containing protein, translated as MKNGKKSSIKIGSFGEDGDGFLHGRIYGLGLGVVPVLFEPQTSKGGKSYYRLVADPDQNPHEIGAAFPRDKDGMTYYSVSIDSPALPAPINAALFKDRENGAYNLVWSRQEEEKDLKAEATVNVNVQPQQQVTQGRKPNGQQPTLSM; from the coding sequence ATGAAAAACGGCAAAAAGAGTAGCATCAAGATCGGCAGCTTCGGGGAGGATGGCGACGGCTTCCTGCATGGCCGGATTTACGGCCTTGGCCTGGGCGTCGTCCCCGTCCTATTCGAGCCGCAGACCAGCAAGGGCGGCAAGAGTTATTATCGACTCGTTGCCGATCCCGACCAGAACCCGCATGAGATCGGCGCAGCCTTCCCGCGCGATAAGGACGGCATGACCTATTATTCCGTCAGTATCGACTCCCCGGCGCTTCCCGCGCCGATCAATGCGGCTCTGTTCAAGGACAGGGAAAACGGCGCATACAATCTTGTGTGGAGCCGCCAGGAAGAAGAAAAAGACCTCAAAGCCGAGGCCACGGTCAACGTCAATGTCCAGCCGCAGCAGCAGGTGACGCAGGGCCGGAAGCCCAATGGCCAACAGCCCACGTTATCTATGTAA
- a CDS encoding DUF3644 domain-containing protein, with amino-acid sequence MLIRKAEGTLTKTEKPIIKGLLARGWRNQDIQALVNVHRRATINSARITEVKNDSSVKAANDDDLDFYIRKKKAYDPHTGLNLFDDERLLRAREAMILAVQAFNNPGLRFKTEVFSVLANIAWTYLLHEYYQRKGIKIINDDGLSLLLSQMLQREDCPLSQGIKNNMTDVKKIRDTVEHQLLGRADYKFFPLFQACCLNFDKTLCALFGNNLSLSNELSLALQFAKLEFEQLVELEKHDIPPQIKALDASLQQSHTEAELADLEYQFKVIYTLQSAAKSRAHIQFVRPDSAEGKEICNVLEKRVISDALYPYKPTDVCKLVMKETKKKFTVHNHSQALSLFKIRPKGNNPQPENTNKDYCIYHPIYKSYSYSESWIGRLCDLVASSEEFDKIKSHKI; translated from the coding sequence ATGCTCATTCGCAAAGCCGAAGGCACTTTAACAAAAACAGAAAAGCCCATCATCAAGGGGCTGCTTGCAAGAGGATGGCGCAATCAGGATATTCAGGCTTTAGTGAATGTTCATCGCAGAGCCACGATAAATAGTGCCAGAATTACAGAGGTCAAGAATGATAGCTCCGTTAAAGCTGCGAATGACGATGACCTCGATTTCTATATTAGAAAGAAAAAAGCGTATGACCCGCACACAGGGTTAAATCTATTTGATGACGAGCGTTTGCTTCGCGCGCGTGAAGCGATGATCTTAGCAGTGCAAGCTTTTAATAATCCTGGGCTGCGTTTCAAAACAGAGGTTTTTTCAGTCCTAGCTAACATTGCATGGACATATCTTTTGCACGAATACTATCAGCGCAAGGGAATTAAAATCATCAATGACGATGGATTGTCATTACTCCTGAGTCAGATGCTTCAACGTGAAGATTGCCCGCTCTCGCAGGGCATTAAAAACAATATGACTGACGTAAAGAAAATTCGGGATACGGTAGAGCATCAGTTGCTAGGTCGCGCTGATTACAAATTTTTCCCCCTCTTTCAGGCGTGCTGTCTAAATTTTGATAAAACCTTATGTGCGCTCTTTGGCAATAATCTCTCATTAAGCAATGAGCTGTCATTGGCCTTGCAATTTGCAAAGCTAGAATTTGAGCAATTAGTGGAGCTTGAGAAACATGATATTCCCCCGCAAATTAAGGCGCTAGACGCCAGCTTACAGCAATCACACACGGAGGCAGAACTTGCTGACTTAGAATACCAATTCAAAGTCATATATACATTGCAAAGCGCGGCCAAAAGTCGTGCTCATATTCAATTTGTTCGTCCCGACTCCGCCGAGGGCAAAGAAATATGCAATGTTCTCGAAAAGAGGGTTATTTCCGACGCGCTATATCCATACAAGCCAACGGATGTATGCAAGCTGGTCATGAAGGAAACCAAAAAGAAATTTACGGTTCACAACCACTCACAGGCGCTTTCCTTATTTAAGATTCGCCCCAAAGGTAATAACCCCCAACCGGAGAACACCAATAAGGACTACTGTATCTATCACCCAATTTATAAAAGCTATTCATATTCCGAATCATGGATTGGGCGCTTGTGCGATCTGGTTGCGAGTAGTGAGGAATTCGATAAGATCAAATCCCATAAGATTTGA
- a CDS encoding alpha/beta fold hydrolase: MSANVRHGFFDAQGERLGFSEFTPASKPAHTKFLSLHGAGKAVRQRVFYLTDDLIEAGLGFFCFDFSGHGESSGAMAASTLEKRRNEALAAYHFMGPPAPTILSGNSMGGYIAAELIKDAPIDHLILFCPALYAASAYDVPFDERFTEILRTPDSFENNRVLDHASKFSGSVLLIIGENDSVIPDRVMKLYDAAFVNAKKKEFAVVPDAGHQIHVWAAEDKARTKSMTRRLLDFIAA, translated from the coding sequence ATGAGCGCAAATGTTCGGCATGGTTTTTTCGACGCTCAGGGGGAGAGGCTGGGCTTTTCGGAATTCACCCCGGCCAGCAAGCCCGCTCACACAAAATTTTTATCGCTGCATGGCGCGGGCAAGGCCGTGCGCCAAAGAGTCTTCTATCTGACGGACGATCTCATCGAGGCGGGCCTGGGCTTCTTTTGTTTCGACTTCTCCGGCCATGGCGAGAGCAGCGGCGCCATGGCGGCATCGACATTGGAGAAGCGGCGCAACGAGGCGCTCGCCGCCTATCATTTCATGGGCCCGCCTGCGCCGACCATTTTGTCCGGCAACAGCATGGGCGGGTATATCGCCGCCGAACTGATCAAGGATGCGCCGATCGACCATCTCATTCTGTTCTGCCCGGCGCTCTATGCCGCTTCGGCTTATGACGTGCCGTTCGACGAGCGGTTCACTGAAATATTGCGGACGCCGGATAGTTTTGAAAATAACCGCGTCCTCGACCATGCCTCAAAATTTTCCGGCAGCGTTCTACTGATTATCGGCGAGAATGACAGCGTCATTCCGGACCGCGTGATGAAGCTTTATGACGCCGCTTTCGTGAACGCGAAGAAAAAGGAATTCGCCGTCGTGCCGGACGCGGGACACCAAATCCATGTCTGGGCCGCCGAAGATAAAGCGAGGACCAAAAGCATGACGCGCCGGTTGCTGGATTTTATCGCGGCTTAA
- a CDS encoding VOC family protein, translating into MAIQPYLFFGGRCEEALEFYQSALGAQVDMIMRFDESPEPPPPGMLQPGFESKVMHSSFRIRGTTVMASDGCGEGAGFSGFSLSLSVATEAEAASVFASLSDGGQVQMPLNKTFWSPCFGMLTDRFGVGWMIIMPPEFG; encoded by the coding sequence ATGGCGATACAGCCCTACCTATTTTTTGGAGGCCGTTGCGAAGAGGCGCTCGAATTTTACCAGTCGGCGCTGGGCGCTCAAGTGGACATGATCATGCGGTTCGACGAGAGCCCCGAGCCTCCTCCGCCCGGCATGTTGCAGCCGGGGTTCGAGAGTAAGGTCATGCATTCCTCTTTCCGCATCCGGGGGACGACGGTCATGGCTTCCGACGGGTGCGGCGAAGGCGCGGGATTTAGCGGGTTCTCGCTTTCCCTGTCCGTCGCGACGGAGGCCGAGGCGGCCAGCGTATTCGCGTCGCTGTCGGATGGCGGCCAGGTGCAGATGCCGCTGAACAAGACATTCTGGTCGCCCTGCTTCGGCATGCTGACCGACCGTTTCGGCGTCGGCTGGATGATTATCATGCCGCCGGAATTCGGCTAG
- a CDS encoding transporter substrate-binding domain-containing protein — translation MTNILKAIVVFSLLCFLAPSARAEESVFDRVMRTRAINCGYAVWAPYLLKDANTGKMSGINYDIMEAIGKNLGIKVNWNMEVGIGEVGVALDSHKFDVMCLTIWPSPGRYTGMTFTTRPEFYSAVYAVARADDTRFDKDLNAANNKDIKATGIEGDFGMDLAKEKLPDATPAFMPAITSAAELMMQLTTKKADITFADKGGVNDFNKTKPPAQQLRILENLGPARVYGEHLAVKRGEFQLRDVLDVAMLQLVNDGLLESIVQRYAAEYKADIYPSKKDIQK, via the coding sequence ATGACGAACATTCTCAAAGCGATCGTCGTTTTTTCCCTTTTGTGTTTTCTCGCGCCCTCCGCCCGCGCCGAAGAATCCGTCTTCGACCGGGTGATGCGAACCCGCGCGATCAATTGCGGTTATGCGGTATGGGCGCCGTATCTGCTCAAGGACGCGAATACCGGAAAAATGTCCGGCATCAATTACGACATCATGGAGGCCATCGGAAAAAATCTCGGCATCAAGGTCAATTGGAACATGGAGGTCGGCATCGGAGAAGTCGGCGTGGCCCTGGACTCCCATAAATTCGACGTGATGTGCCTGACCATCTGGCCGTCGCCGGGACGCTATACCGGCATGACCTTCACCACCCGCCCCGAATTCTACAGCGCCGTCTACGCCGTCGCGCGCGCCGACGACACGCGCTTCGACAAAGACCTGAACGCGGCGAATAATAAAGACATCAAGGCCACCGGCATCGAGGGCGATTTCGGCATGGACCTCGCCAAGGAAAAACTGCCCGACGCGACGCCCGCTTTCATGCCGGCTATCACGTCGGCGGCGGAATTGATGATGCAGCTCACGACCAAGAAAGCGGACATCACCTTCGCCGACAAGGGCGGCGTCAACGATTTCAATAAAACCAAGCCTCCCGCCCAGCAGCTCCGCATCCTCGAAAACCTCGGTCCGGCGCGGGTCTATGGCGAGCATCTCGCGGTCAAGCGCGGCGAATTCCAGCTAAGGGACGTGCTGGATGTCGCGATGCTGCAGCTGGTCAATGACGGCCTGCTCGAAAGCATCGTCCAGCGCTACGCCGCCGAATACAAAGCGGATATCTATCCGTCGAAAAAGGACATACAGAAATAG
- a CDS encoding site-2 protease family protein yields the protein MDSIDPDLLLQVCIWLVPGITAIIFHEYAHGWMADGLGDPTARAAGRLSLNPVRHIDPVGTLLIPAILLLASVPFLFGWAKPVPVNFQNLKGGRMGVILVAVAGPLANLVMLCFWLVAALYIGGPGLENEDHPILLQMAIGGMAINLVLMVFNLIPFPPLDGGRILGAMLPRALARIYMKLEPFGLLVVLVLVATGAFERVMAPLLNSFFLFFFGDRL from the coding sequence ATGGATTCAATCGACCCAGACCTTCTTCTGCAAGTCTGTATCTGGCTGGTGCCGGGCATCACGGCGATCATCTTTCATGAATACGCCCATGGCTGGATGGCGGACGGCCTCGGCGATCCGACGGCCCGCGCCGCCGGACGCCTGAGCCTCAACCCCGTCAGGCATATCGATCCGGTCGGCACGCTGCTTATTCCCGCCATCCTGCTGCTGGCGAGCGTCCCGTTCCTGTTCGGCTGGGCCAAGCCCGTGCCGGTCAATTTCCAGAACCTCAAGGGAGGACGCATGGGCGTCATTCTCGTGGCCGTGGCAGGGCCGCTGGCCAATCTCGTGATGCTGTGCTTTTGGCTGGTTGCGGCCCTTTATATCGGCGGCCCCGGATTGGAAAACGAAGACCATCCGATATTGCTGCAGATGGCCATAGGGGGCATGGCGATCAATCTTGTGCTGATGGTCTTCAATCTCATTCCCTTTCCGCCGCTCGACGGCGGCCGGATATTGGGCGCGATGCTGCCTCGAGCCCTTGCACGGATATATATGAAACTGGAGCCATTCGGCCTCCTCGTGGTGCTTGTCCTGGTCGCGACGGGCGCTTTTGAGCGCGTGATGGCCCCCCTGCTGAATTCCTTTTTCCTTTTCTTTTTTGGCGACCGGCTATAA
- a CDS encoding DUF4389 domain-containing protein produces the protein MSQITEEELKRNVSDKDTWLRLLYMIIFGVAFYFGSILLFVIAWVQFLAKLFSGKVIDGLLNFGINLAIYLGQIAQYLSYATNDKPFPFGPFPQQVVVPTIEADKPL, from the coding sequence ATGTCCCAGATCACCGAAGAAGAACTAAAGCGCAATGTTTCCGACAAGGATACGTGGCTGCGGCTGCTTTATATGATCATTTTCGGCGTCGCCTTCTATTTCGGCTCCATATTGCTGTTCGTCATCGCCTGGGTGCAATTCCTGGCGAAGCTGTTTTCCGGCAAGGTTATCGACGGACTGCTCAATTTCGGCATTAACCTCGCGATCTATCTTGGTCAAATCGCTCAATATTTGTCCTATGCCACCAATGACAAGCCGTTTCCCTTCGGCCCCTTCCCGCAGCAAGTGGTGGTGCCGACCATCGAAGCCGACAAGCCCTTATAG
- a CDS encoding OmpA family protein, which yields MNALTRALLVLAMIAMPSVAAWAEEPAADIALPFDLFKFEPAKLYAKKADSFAKLDLGGDNKPTGKLLTLVYSVAGEHTPLEIVENYKENLTGQGFSVSKDNDRFLPGSFCGNELPNTCPEVGNDLQSPFHLLDMKKTDESGDTYVRLVAAQTRKDFKGHPLLSGKKLPDMILAAGDNIILIRILTPKKLENKMVKENINYILDQLKAKGKVDLYGVYFDVDKTDIKPESQDVMKSIVKVLQQDAALRLQIGGHTDNTGSPDHNLALSQGRAEAVVNALKAGRHSCRAPDRQGLRLIAARRQQRYRRRPCQESPGRTRQAILSQLGHLKPFPQQGRRYFPAAQAAANARIVR from the coding sequence ATGAACGCTTTGACGCGCGCGCTCCTGGTTCTCGCCATGATCGCCATGCCTTCCGTTGCGGCATGGGCGGAAGAACCCGCGGCGGACATCGCCCTGCCCTTCGATTTGTTCAAATTCGAGCCGGCAAAGCTATACGCCAAGAAAGCCGACAGTTTTGCCAAGCTCGATTTGGGCGGAGACAACAAACCCACCGGCAAGCTCCTCACGCTGGTCTATAGCGTGGCGGGCGAGCATACGCCTTTGGAAATCGTCGAGAATTATAAGGAAAATCTGACCGGCCAGGGCTTTTCGGTGAGCAAGGACAACGACCGCTTCCTGCCGGGCAGCTTTTGCGGCAATGAACTGCCGAACACCTGCCCCGAGGTCGGCAACGACCTTCAATCGCCCTTCCATCTTCTAGATATGAAGAAGACCGACGAGTCGGGCGATACTTACGTACGGCTCGTCGCCGCGCAGACCAGAAAAGATTTTAAGGGCCACCCTCTGCTGTCGGGCAAGAAGCTGCCGGATATGATTCTTGCCGCCGGCGACAATATTATCCTGATCCGCATCCTGACGCCGAAAAAGCTCGAAAATAAAATGGTGAAGGAAAACATCAACTACATCCTCGATCAGCTTAAGGCCAAAGGAAAAGTCGATCTCTATGGCGTCTATTTCGATGTCGACAAAACCGACATCAAGCCGGAAAGCCAGGATGTGATGAAGTCGATCGTCAAAGTGCTGCAACAGGATGCGGCGCTTCGGCTTCAAATCGGCGGCCATACCGACAATACCGGCAGCCCCGATCATAACCTCGCGCTGTCGCAAGGCCGCGCCGAGGCCGTCGTGAACGCGCTGAAAGCGGGAAGGCATAGCTGCCGAGCGCCTGACCGCCAAGGGCTTCGGCTCATCGCAGCCCGTCGCCAGCAACGATACCGGCGAAGGCCGTGCCAAGAATCGCCGGGTCGAACTCGCCAAGCAATCCTAAGTCAGCTAGGCCATCTCAAGCCATTCCCGCAGCAAGGCCGTCGTTATTTTCCGGCTGCTCAAGCGGCGGCAAATGCCCGCATTGTTCGATAA
- a CDS encoding alpha/beta hydrolase produces the protein MRDLASHVLTKAPARFALGGLSMGGYVAYEIMRLAPERVTRLVTMGSPAHADTPEQRQRRLALLQLARSGKFKGVTPRLLPLLLHPDHLNNPAVTQPILDMAARVGPQGFERQQTAMMHRIDSRPHLRLISCPTLIIAGAQDQLFPLPGCPGNRFAHSEGAAGDYRTMRAFAAA, from the coding sequence ATGCGTGATCTGGCATCCCATGTTTTGACCAAGGCCCCCGCCCGGTTTGCGCTGGGGGGCCTGTCGATGGGCGGCTATGTCGCATATGAAATCATGCGTCTGGCGCCGGAACGTGTTACCCGTCTTGTGACCATGGGCAGCCCGGCTCATGCCGATACGCCGGAGCAAAGGCAGAGGCGTCTTGCCTTGTTACAGCTCGCGCGCAGTGGAAAGTTCAAAGGCGTGACGCCGCGCCTTCTGCCGCTTCTGCTGCATCCCGACCATTTGAATAATCCGGCAGTGACACAGCCTATCCTGGATATGGCCGCGCGTGTTGGCCCTCAGGGTTTCGAAAGGCAACAGACGGCGATGATGCACCGCATCGACAGTCGCCCGCATTTGCGGCTGATTTCCTGTCCCACGCTTATCATCGCCGGAGCTCAGGATCAGCTTTTTCCTCTGCCCGGTTGCCCAGGAAACCGCTTCGCTCATTCCGAAGGCGCGGCTGGAGATTATCGAACAATGCGGGCATTTGCCGCCGCTTGA
- a CDS encoding ribonuclease E/G, which translates to MTRRLVIAHHDDLLCAAIQNKNIVTDFYAGKSAAPDLTGAIVRAKVTRLLPGQKAAIVTWGKEQEGYWADARPNTHTGDWATLQIKSDARQGKQPQLTGDVALSGRFLVHLPFGKKVSQSRRGGAAVAFPKDLPGGWIIRRHAAEASAELIRHEAEYLLRLAEPVKAAADRPEVLLMQPSWQRAVVDHGVALAEIVCHDAALEKTLRAWLKDFAPDLAETVRHGDSGLDLDGLLQGITASAVALPNGARLIMEPASAFWAVDVDAGGGAKSCAGEYPGSARVCAADAAAQYRRHHRRGFHLAADAAGAAEITDMPARRGCRRSCRSRNLRHQQAGTDRNDPQAARIEHHGFD; encoded by the coding sequence ATGACGCGGCGACTGGTCATCGCGCATCATGACGATCTGCTATGCGCGGCCATCCAGAATAAAAATATCGTTACGGATTTCTATGCCGGAAAATCCGCCGCGCCCGATCTGACCGGGGCGATTGTTCGCGCCAAGGTGACGCGCCTGCTGCCGGGGCAGAAAGCGGCCATCGTGACGTGGGGGAAAGAGCAGGAAGGCTATTGGGCGGATGCCAGGCCCAATACGCACACAGGCGATTGGGCGACTTTGCAGATTAAATCGGACGCCCGGCAAGGCAAGCAGCCGCAATTGACCGGCGACGTGGCGCTGTCCGGCAGGTTTCTGGTTCACTTGCCATTCGGCAAGAAAGTCTCGCAGTCGCGGCGCGGCGGCGCGGCAGTGGCTTTCCCCAAGGATTTGCCCGGCGGATGGATTATCCGGCGTCATGCCGCAGAGGCATCCGCGGAACTCATCCGCCATGAGGCTGAATATCTGTTGCGGCTGGCCGAGCCGGTCAAGGCCGCCGCCGACCGTCCGGAAGTTTTGCTCATGCAGCCCTCGTGGCAGCGCGCCGTCGTGGATCATGGCGTGGCGCTGGCGGAGATCGTCTGCCATGACGCGGCACTGGAAAAAACGCTGCGCGCATGGCTGAAGGACTTTGCGCCGGACTTGGCCGAGACCGTGCGACACGGCGATAGCGGTCTTGATCTCGACGGATTGTTGCAAGGAATAACCGCGAGCGCGGTCGCTTTGCCGAACGGCGCGCGGCTGATTATGGAGCCAGCCTCGGCCTTCTGGGCCGTGGATGTCGATGCCGGAGGGGGCGCAAAATCATGCGCAGGTGAATATCCTGGCAGCGCGAGAGTTTGCGCGGCAGATGCGGCTGCGCAATATCGGCGGCATCATCGTCGCGGATTTCATCTCGCTGCGGACGCAGCTGGAGCGGCAGAAATTACTGACATGCCTGCGCGACGCGGTTGCCGACGATCCTGCCGGAGTCGAAATCTTCGGCATCAGCAAGCTGGGACTGATCGAAATGACCCGCAAGCGGCGCGGATCGAGCATCACGGATTTGATTGA
- a CDS encoding nucleoside triphosphate pyrophosphatase, which produces MPYPPIILASASPRRLELLAQIGVVPAAVIAAELDETPLKAELPSEHVQRLAEAKARKVSEAHPGKHILAADTAVACGRRILPKAETPDDVRACLKLMSSRRHRVYGGICLVTPDGKARTRLIQSVVKFKTMTRDEIDAYAASGEGIGKAGGYAIQGQAAALIAFISGSYSNIVGLDLYATAQLLRGAGA; this is translated from the coding sequence ATGCCCTATCCCCCCATCATCCTCGCTTCCGCATCGCCGCGCCGGTTGGAATTATTGGCGCAGATTGGCGTCGTTCCGGCGGCCGTCATCGCGGCGGAACTGGACGAGACGCCGCTCAAGGCAGAATTGCCGAGCGAGCATGTGCAGCGCCTCGCCGAGGCCAAAGCGCGAAAAGTTTCTGAAGCGCATCCGGGAAAACATATTCTCGCCGCCGATACCGCCGTGGCCTGCGGCCGCCGCATTTTGCCGAAAGCGGAAACGCCTGACGACGTGCGCGCCTGCCTCAAGCTTATGTCGAGCCGCAGGCATCGCGTTTATGGCGGCATATGCCTGGTGACGCCGGACGGCAAGGCGCGGACGCGCTTGATTCAGAGCGTCGTGAAATTCAAAACCATGACGCGGGATGAAATCGACGCCTATGCCGCCAGCGGCGAGGGCATCGGCAAGGCGGGCGGCTATGCCATTCAAGGGCAAGCGGCGGCATTGATCGCGTTCATATCCGGGTCTTACAGCAATATCGTCGGCCTCGATCTTTACGCGACGGCGCAATTGCTGCGCGGGGCAGGGGCATGA
- the infA gene encoding translation initiation factor IF-1 — MPKEDLLEFAGVVTELLPNAMFRVKLENGHEVLTHTSGKMRKNRIRVLVGDKVNVEMTPYDLSKGRITFRHK, encoded by the coding sequence ATGCCGAAAGAAGACCTTCTCGAATTCGCCGGAGTCGTGACCGAACTGCTGCCCAACGCCATGTTCCGCGTAAAGCTGGAAAACGGCCATGAAGTGCTGACGCACACCTCCGGCAAAATGCGCAAGAATCGCATCCGTGTCCTGGTCGGCGATAAGGTGAATGTCGAAATGACGCCTTACGATCTGTCCAAGGGCCGCATTACCTTTAGGCATAAGTGA
- a CDS encoding UPF0262 family protein: MAVRQLKHIALRDENVVKRHADIEREITSAIADLLYDHDFAPVNAGIPAPYNLVLGLEDHRLVMELRAEGREEMERITLGIQPLRSVIKSYFMVCESYYAAVKSSPGPSKIETLDAGRRGIHNEGAQLLREMLQDKVALDHCTARRLFTLVAALHLGGWANR; this comes from the coding sequence ATGGCCGTGCGGCAATTGAAGCATATCGCGCTGCGCGACGAGAACGTGGTGAAGCGCCATGCCGACATCGAGCGGGAGATAACTTCCGCCATTGCTGACCTGCTTTACGATCACGATTTCGCGCCGGTCAATGCCGGCATCCCCGCGCCTTATAATCTCGTGCTGGGGCTGGAGGATCATCGCCTCGTCATGGAATTGCGGGCCGAGGGGCGCGAAGAGATGGAGCGCATCACGCTTGGAATCCAGCCGCTGCGTTCCGTCATAAAATCCTATTTCATGGTCTGCGAGAGCTATTACGCCGCTGTGAAATCTTCTCCCGGCCCGTCGAAGATCGAAACCCTCGATGCCGGGCGGCGCGGAATTCATAACGAAGGCGCGCAATTGCTGCGGGAGATGCTTCAGGACAAGGTCGCGCTCGATCATTGCACCGCCCGGCGGCTGTTCACCCTCGTCGCGGCGCTGCATCTGGGCGGATGGGCGAATAGGTAA